In the genome of Coraliomargarita algicola, one region contains:
- a CDS encoding cytidylate kinase-like family protein has protein sequence MEQHPSYQECRGYVAAHLHHKPEMSAKATERPPAITISRQAGARGRTIGIKLQNELRAMAPKAPIPWTLFDDNLVQKVLEDHQLPTDLEKFMPDDAINEIESSINELLGRHPSLWTLFEKTVSTITRLSRMGHCIIVGRGGNEITRGFPNVIRVRLIGSMEQRLRQMTQGHGMSSAAAQKYIKEEDAARRRYIKQHFDADIDAPTRYDLVINTDHLSDNSIVKMLAAAIRQQSQ, from the coding sequence ATGGAACAACACCCCAGTTACCAAGAATGTCGCGGTTACGTCGCCGCACACCTACATCATAAGCCTGAAATGTCTGCCAAAGCGACAGAGCGACCTCCGGCAATTACGATCTCCCGTCAGGCCGGTGCACGTGGTCGCACCATCGGCATAAAGCTTCAAAATGAGCTACGGGCCATGGCCCCCAAAGCCCCCATTCCATGGACGCTTTTTGATGATAATCTCGTTCAAAAAGTCCTCGAGGACCATCAACTGCCCACTGATTTAGAAAAATTCATGCCAGATGATGCCATCAACGAAATCGAGAGTTCCATCAATGAGCTACTAGGGCGTCATCCTTCACTCTGGACGCTCTTCGAAAAAACAGTCAGCACCATCACTCGCTTAAGTCGTATGGGCCATTGCATTATTGTCGGACGGGGCGGCAATGAGATTACACGAGGCTTCCCCAACGTCATTCGTGTGCGCTTAATCGGCTCAATGGAGCAACGCCTACGGCAAATGACACAGGGTCACGGCATGTCGAGCGCCGCTGCTCAAAAATACATTAAAGAAGAAGACGCCGCTCGGCGACGTTACATAAAACAGCATTTCGATGCCGACATCGATGCGCCCACCCGCTACGACCTCGTCATAAATACCGACCACCTCAGCGACAACAGCATAGTCAAGATGCTTGCAGCCGCCATACGGCAACAGAGTCAATAA